The window GAGTGAATTTGAAACAAGTTGTGATGGAGACAGCGAGCACAATGACCACCCACGATGTTGAGTTCAGAATCGGACATCTACCAGTGGTCAAAGGTGATGAAACCAAACTTGCACAGGTTTTTCTGAATCTCTTCCGAAACGCCATTGAACATGCTCAACCTAATCACATTAGCGTTACAATGGTGGATTATGAGGATGAGCTTGACATTTTAGTTACCAATGATGGGAAACCGATTCCAGACGAGTATAGGCACAACCTATTCGACCGAGGGATATCAAGCAAAGGCTCCGAAGGTGGATTGGGCTTATTCATCGTCAGGCGAGTTGTTGAGGGGCATGGGTGGACCATTGAACTCGCTGACGAACCTGACACCACTTTCAGGATCACAGTCCCGAAAAATGAATTGGTTGTTTAGATTAAAGCAATCAGCAGCATGTTATTGGACATTTCATGAGTAGCATTCAGACATCAATCAAATGCAGGTGAAGGAAGATGCCTTCAGTCAGCTCTATATAGTCAGCAAATGGCTGAAAGAAAGAGGCACTTTCCAAGACTCAGGCGATGGACTACAGTATGCAAATACGAAGAGGAAAACCCAAAGATATCGAAGATGTAATTGAATTGAATCGGTATAGCTACGCAATACCCTCAGATGAAGATGAAAGAATGGAGAAATGCTTGAAAGAAATAGATGTTGCAAGTGAGTTCTTCATTGTTGAGAGGGATGGAAAAAGCCGCGCACATGCAAGAATGATTCCACTTGAGCAAAATGTTCGTAGCAGGTGGAAGAAAATGACAGGAGTAAGCATGGTGGCAAGTGCCCCTGAGACTCGCCGCCGAGGATACGTTAGAGAAATCATGCTTCAATCTCTGCAAGAACTGAAAGACGAGGGATATGGAGTTAGTATGCTCTATCCATTCAAAGACAGTTTCTATGCTTCGATGGGATATGTAAAGATGCCACCATGGTATACACTCACATTCAACCCAAGAAATATAGTATATTCCAAGATGCCTAGAGATTATCGAATTGAGAGAGTGGATTCGAAAACAGGATGGGAAGAATGCGAAGAGATTCATAACTATATCGCATCACGAACACATGGAGCCGCAAAGCGAACAAGAAAACGATGGAATGAACACAAAATCTGGTTTAGAGGTAATCTAGTTGTGGCTTACGGACCTAGTTCTATTCCAGAAGGGTACATGGCCTACAAACTCAAAGGTTATGGTCAATTTGGTGATAGAGACAAAGTCGGAACTATGAATATAGAGGAGATGCTTTGGAAGGATCCTAAAGCTCTCAGGGCATTGCTGCGATTCATTTCACTACATGAAGATCAA is drawn from Candidatus Lokiarchaeota archaeon and contains these coding sequences:
- a CDS encoding GNAT family N-acetyltransferase, translating into MDYSMQIRRGKPKDIEDVIELNRYSYAIPSDEDERMEKCLKEIDVASEFFIVERDGKSRAHARMIPLEQNVRSRWKKMTGVSMVASAPETRRRGYVREIMLQSLQELKDEGYGVSMLYPFKDSFYASMGYVKMPPWYTLTFNPRNIVYSKMPRDYRIERVDSKTGWEECEEIHNYIASRTHGAAKRTRKRWNEHKIWFRGNLVVAYGPSSIPEGYMAYKLKGYGQFGDRDKVGTMNIEEMLWKDPKALRALLRFISLHEDQIIKVKMPITPLSQNYYHWMQGINVPNVKARFITMARIVDVEEALNGIPVNNQGSIAIRIVDNQFEWNTQTFQITSQNGELSVEPKGDSEPDIIMSIGSLTALLYGSLSCEDLRGLDMLREEPPGFLYDWFPKTPAWLIEHF